The following proteins are co-located in the Nocardioides piscis genome:
- a CDS encoding DUF1905 domain-containing protein, which yields MEECTFQAPLWRWEGPAAWFFATLTEEASELCRDRPEPPRGFGSVKVEATLSSEAGVTTWQTSVFPDSSSGRFLLPVKKSVRKQHDLDEGDLLDLTLAVVG from the coding sequence ATGGAGGAATGCACGTTCCAGGCGCCCCTGTGGCGCTGGGAGGGACCGGCTGCCTGGTTCTTCGCCACCCTCACCGAGGAGGCCAGCGAGCTCTGCCGCGACCGTCCTGAGCCACCGCGGGGCTTCGGGTCGGTCAAGGTCGAGGCGACCCTGTCCTCGGAGGCCGGTGTCACGACCTGGCAGACCTCGGTCTTTCCCGACAGCTCGAGCGGCCGGTTCCTGTTGCCGGTCAAGAAGTCGGTGCGAAAGCAGCACGACCTCGACGAGGGCGACCTGCTCGACCTGACCCTGGCCGTGGTCGGATGA
- a CDS encoding ATP-dependent DNA ligase, with protein sequence MSVLLADVVATSEAVASTRSRKAKTEALAALLRRARAEGSNPDDLATTVAYLSGTLRQRRTGLGWRGVSDLPPAAPEATLTVGEVHAAFEALSAIHGTGSQAARKAAVDDLFGRATANEQAWLRAVVTGNVRQGALDSSIQEAVAQVADVPLVAVRRAAMLSGSTLAAAAAAFTDGEAGLDAVTLEVGRPVQPMLASSAPDVVAAMAKAVVGGAVVIDAKLDGIRIQVHRRGGDVLVVTRSLDDITARLPEVVEVVRALPGGDVVLDGEALLIGPQGRPRPFQETASRTAQQTGAAVVPFFFDLLHHEQRDLLDAPTAERLRALDALVPPEHRVDRLLTDDAGEAGRFVETILGQGHEGVIVKDPGAGYAAGRRGSAWVKVKPVHTLDLVVLAVEWGSGRRQGLLSNIHLGARDPESGGFVMLGKTFKGMTDEMLAWQTERFLALETSRAGHVVHLRPEQVVEIAIDGLQRSTRYPGGVALRFARVVRYRDDKTASQADTLQDVLALST encoded by the coding sequence ATGAGCGTCCTGCTGGCCGACGTGGTCGCCACCTCCGAGGCCGTCGCCTCGACCCGCTCGCGCAAGGCCAAGACCGAGGCGCTGGCGGCGCTGCTGCGGCGCGCCCGGGCCGAGGGTTCCAACCCTGACGACCTGGCCACGACGGTCGCCTACCTCTCGGGCACGCTGCGTCAACGTCGCACCGGTCTGGGGTGGCGCGGAGTGAGCGACCTGCCGCCGGCGGCCCCCGAGGCCACCCTGACCGTGGGCGAGGTGCATGCCGCCTTCGAGGCCCTCTCGGCCATCCACGGCACGGGCTCGCAGGCCGCCCGCAAGGCAGCGGTGGACGACCTCTTCGGCCGGGCGACCGCCAACGAGCAGGCGTGGTTGCGCGCCGTGGTGACCGGCAACGTGCGCCAGGGCGCCCTCGACTCCAGCATCCAGGAGGCGGTCGCGCAGGTCGCCGACGTGCCGCTGGTCGCCGTCCGGCGGGCCGCGATGCTCTCCGGCAGCACCCTCGCGGCCGCGGCCGCCGCCTTCACCGACGGTGAGGCCGGGCTCGATGCGGTCACCCTCGAGGTCGGGCGGCCGGTGCAGCCGATGCTGGCCTCCAGCGCACCCGACGTCGTCGCCGCCATGGCCAAGGCCGTCGTCGGCGGGGCGGTCGTGATCGACGCCAAGCTCGACGGCATCCGCATCCAGGTACACCGGCGCGGCGGGGACGTGCTGGTCGTGACGCGCAGCCTCGACGACATCACCGCTCGGTTGCCCGAGGTGGTGGAGGTGGTGCGCGCGCTGCCTGGCGGCGACGTCGTGCTCGACGGCGAGGCCCTGCTGATCGGGCCGCAGGGGCGGCCCCGTCCGTTCCAGGAGACCGCGTCGCGTACGGCGCAGCAGACCGGCGCCGCAGTCGTCCCCTTCTTCTTCGACCTGCTCCACCACGAGCAGCGTGACCTCCTCGACGCACCCACCGCCGAGCGGCTGCGGGCCCTCGACGCCTTGGTCCCACCCGAGCACCGGGTCGACCGGCTCCTCACCGACGACGCCGGGGAGGCCGGTCGATTCGTCGAGACGATCCTGGGCCAGGGCCATGAGGGCGTGATCGTCAAGGATCCGGGAGCCGGCTATGCCGCCGGCCGACGCGGCTCCGCGTGGGTCAAGGTCAAGCCGGTGCACACCCTCGACCTGGTCGTGCTGGCGGTGGAGTGGGGCTCCGGTCGCCGGCAGGGGCTGCTGTCCAACATCCACCTCGGCGCGCGCGACCCCGAGTCGGGTGGGTTCGTGATGTTGGGCAAGACGTTCAAGGGGATGACCGACGAGATGCTGGCCTGGCAGACCGAGCGGTTCCTCGCCCTGGAGACGAGCCGGGCTGGGCACGTCGTGCACCTCCGCCCGGAACAGGTCGTCGAGATCGCGATCGACGGTCTTCAGCGCTCCACGCGCTATCCGGGCGGCGTCGCGCTGCGCTTCGCCCGCGTGGTGCGCTATCGCGACGACAAGACGGCGAGCCAGGCAGACACCCTGCAGGACGTGCTGGCGCTGAGCACCTGA
- a CDS encoding TetR/AcrR family transcriptional regulator, with the protein MTTPGDADAPRIDGRRSAAAARRRTREREILEATRALFDARGVRDAQIEDIAQAVGINRAIVYRHFTGKEELFALTLVGYLDELRLILEELVATPRRAEEQLSVTIAAFVDYGLDHPAFVDCAQVLMRRTGPELLEEISESAMFRLGRAISGCLSVLASVLNEGVTSGEFRVADTTLLANQLYASGLGALQLARVGMLVSEAAPGIPRIHRVSGEQVKAYLITSALAVARESG; encoded by the coding sequence ATGACGACCCCCGGCGACGCCGACGCCCCACGCATCGACGGCCGCCGCTCAGCCGCTGCCGCTCGCCGCAGGACCCGCGAGCGCGAGATCCTCGAGGCCACCCGCGCCCTGTTCGACGCACGCGGCGTCCGGGACGCCCAGATCGAGGACATCGCCCAGGCTGTCGGCATCAACAGGGCGATCGTCTATCGCCACTTCACCGGCAAGGAGGAGCTCTTCGCCCTCACGCTCGTCGGCTACCTCGACGAGCTTCGTCTGATCCTGGAGGAGCTCGTCGCCACCCCCCGCAGGGCCGAGGAACAGCTGAGCGTCACCATCGCCGCGTTCGTCGACTACGGGCTCGACCACCCCGCGTTCGTCGACTGCGCCCAGGTCCTGATGCGCCGCACCGGCCCCGAGCTGCTCGAGGAGATCAGCGAGAGCGCCATGTTCCGGCTCGGCCGGGCCATCTCCGGCTGCCTCTCGGTCCTGGCGAGCGTGCTCAACGAGGGGGTGACGTCGGGTGAGTTCCGCGTCGCCGACACGACCCTGCTCGCCAACCAGCTCTATGCCAGCGGTCTCGGCGCCCTCCAGCTCGCCCGCGTGGGGATGCTGGTCAGCGAGGCTGCGCCAGGGATCCCACGGATCCACCGGGTCTCGGGCGAGCAGGTGAAGGCCTACCTGATCACCTCCGCGCTGGCCGTCGCGCGCGAGAGCGGCTGA
- a CDS encoding dihydrolipoyl dehydrogenase family protein produces MSEPVGCDVIVLGLGPGGQQLAIGLAEAGLDVVGVEKHLVGGECPFYGCTPSKLMIRASTLIGHVRLADQLSGDASVVPDWSRPAKRITEEATKGWTDDANARAVQDAGVRLVRGHGRLTSPGCVDVDGVSHVAARGVVLNTGTEPLVLPIDGLEDTPYWTNRDVVKAKELPTSLAIIGGGPIGCELAQAFSRFGVDVTVLEAADRLLAVEEPETSRLLSRVFEDEGITVHVGVEVDRVEHTDGFTLTAGDLRVEAERLLVAAGRSNNVRDVGLENVGLDPSAPGVETDERMRAGEKLWAIGDITGHGRFTHVSSYQAEVAMADILGEDGPLADYRAVSRVTFTDPEVGSVGLSEEQAREQGIDVSTGFADISDSARGWLDGAGNSGHIKLVADAASGLLVGATAVGPTGGDLVSMLALAIHGRVPARTVRRMHFAFPTYHGSVMTALDDLGLDATSG; encoded by the coding sequence ATGAGCGAACCCGTCGGTTGTGACGTCATCGTCCTGGGCCTGGGCCCCGGCGGACAGCAGCTCGCCATCGGACTGGCCGAGGCCGGGCTCGACGTCGTCGGGGTGGAGAAGCACCTCGTCGGCGGCGAGTGCCCGTTCTACGGCTGCACCCCCAGCAAGCTGATGATCCGCGCCTCGACCCTGATCGGGCACGTGCGCCTGGCCGACCAGCTCAGCGGCGATGCCTCCGTGGTCCCCGACTGGTCGCGCCCGGCGAAGCGCATCACCGAGGAGGCCACGAAGGGCTGGACCGACGACGCCAACGCGCGCGCCGTCCAGGACGCCGGCGTGCGATTGGTGCGGGGACACGGCCGGCTCACCTCGCCGGGGTGCGTCGACGTCGACGGCGTCTCCCATGTCGCAGCGCGCGGCGTCGTGCTCAACACTGGCACGGAGCCGTTGGTGCTGCCGATCGACGGGCTCGAGGACACGCCGTACTGGACGAACCGTGACGTCGTGAAGGCCAAGGAGCTGCCCACCAGCCTCGCCATCATCGGCGGCGGGCCGATCGGGTGCGAGCTGGCCCAGGCGTTCTCCCGCTTCGGTGTCGACGTCACGGTCCTCGAAGCGGCAGACCGGCTCCTTGCGGTGGAGGAGCCGGAGACGAGCCGACTGCTGTCCCGCGTCTTCGAGGACGAGGGCATCACGGTCCACGTCGGCGTCGAGGTCGACCGGGTCGAGCACACCGACGGGTTCACGCTCACCGCCGGTGACCTGCGGGTGGAGGCCGAGCGGCTGCTGGTGGCCGCGGGCCGCAGCAACAACGTGCGCGACGTCGGGCTGGAGAACGTGGGGCTCGACCCGTCCGCTCCCGGGGTCGAGACAGACGAACGGATGCGGGCAGGGGAGAAGCTCTGGGCCATCGGCGACATCACCGGTCATGGTCGCTTCACCCATGTCTCGAGCTATCAGGCCGAGGTCGCCATGGCCGACATCCTCGGCGAGGACGGTCCGCTGGCCGACTATCGCGCAGTGAGCCGGGTGACGTTCACCGACCCCGAGGTCGGCTCGGTCGGTCTGAGCGAGGAGCAGGCGCGCGAGCAGGGCATCGATGTCAGCACGGGCTTCGCCGACATCAGCGACTCAGCGCGCGGCTGGCTCGACGGCGCGGGCAACAGCGGCCACATCAAGCTGGTCGCGGATGCGGCGTCGGGGCTGCTCGTCGGCGCGACTGCTGTGGGACCCACGGGCGGCGACCTGGTGTCGATGCTGGCCCTGGCCATCCATGGCCGCGTCCCGGCCAGGACGGTGCGACGCATGCACTTCGCGTTCCCGACCTATCACGGGTCGGTGATGACCGCGCTCGACGACCTGGGTCTCGACGCCACGTCCGGCTGA
- a CDS encoding DUF1206 domain-containing protein: protein MGDVKDKAREAHQSDWLDHAVRAGLVAYGIVHLMLAWLAVQLAVGEKSESASNSGALHALAEQPLGGVLIWAVAVGMMLLVLWRLLEFALGHREVSDDKKRWRKRLGSLAKAVIYGAVAWAAIKTALGDGSKGGTDSTTAKLMGLPGGQFIVMAVGLGVIVYGGSLIVRGWTEKFREHLDAQGQSGKDGSAYVTFGKAGYIAKGVAIILVGGLFAYAGFTHEAKKSGGLDVALHNVLEQPFGPVLLIVIALGIACYGLFCFARAKHLDR from the coding sequence ATGGGAGACGTCAAGGACAAGGCCCGCGAGGCCCACCAGAGCGACTGGCTCGACCACGCCGTACGCGCCGGGCTCGTCGCCTACGGCATCGTCCACCTGATGCTGGCCTGGCTGGCGGTCCAGCTGGCGGTCGGCGAGAAGTCCGAGAGCGCGTCCAACAGCGGCGCTCTGCACGCCCTGGCGGAGCAGCCGTTGGGCGGCGTGCTGATCTGGGCGGTCGCGGTCGGGATGATGCTGCTGGTGCTCTGGCGCCTGCTGGAGTTCGCCCTGGGTCACCGGGAGGTCAGCGACGACAAGAAGCGTTGGCGCAAGCGGCTGGGATCCCTGGCCAAGGCCGTCATCTATGGCGCCGTCGCCTGGGCCGCCATCAAGACCGCCCTCGGCGACGGGTCCAAGGGCGGCACCGACTCCACCACCGCAAAGCTGATGGGCCTGCCGGGCGGGCAGTTCATCGTGATGGCCGTCGGCCTGGGCGTCATCGTCTATGGCGGCTCGCTGATCGTTCGCGGCTGGACCGAGAAGTTCCGCGAGCACCTGGACGCCCAGGGCCAGTCCGGCAAGGACGGCTCGGCCTACGTCACGTTCGGCAAGGCCGGCTACATCGCCAAGGGAGTCGCGATCATCCTGGTCGGCGGACTCTTCGCCTACGCCGGATTCACCCATGAGGCCAAGAAGTCCGGCGGGCTCGACGTGGCGCTGCACAACGTCCTCGAGCAGCCCTTCGGCCCGGTGCTCCTGATCGTCATCGCCCTCGGGATCGCGTGCTACGGACTGTTCTGCTTCGCCCGGGCCAAGCACCTCGACCGCTGA
- the nusB gene encoding transcription antitermination factor NusB: MSARGKARKRALDILYSADMRGEQLLDALDRVVEAGDGPTNDYTAVLVRGVAEHASRIDELLSTYSEGWTLSRMPAVDRNVLRLGVYELMYADDVPDAVAVSEAIALVRDLSTDESPTFVNGVLGAIVKGKPATA; the protein is encoded by the coding sequence GTGTCTGCTCGCGGCAAGGCCCGCAAGCGCGCACTCGACATCCTCTACTCCGCAGACATGCGGGGCGAGCAGCTCCTCGATGCCCTGGACCGGGTCGTCGAGGCGGGCGACGGACCGACCAACGACTACACCGCAGTCCTGGTCCGCGGCGTCGCTGAGCACGCATCCCGGATCGACGAGCTGCTGTCGACATACAGCGAGGGCTGGACCCTGTCGCGCATGCCGGCCGTCGACCGCAACGTGCTGCGGCTGGGCGTCTACGAGCTGATGTATGCCGACGACGTCCCCGACGCGGTGGCCGTCAGCGAGGCGATCGCGCTGGTCCGCGACCTGTCCACCGACGAGTCACCGACGTTCGTCAACGGCGTCCTGGGTGCGATAGTCAAGGGCAAGCCCGCCACCGCCTGA
- the efp gene encoding elongation factor P has protein sequence MATTNDLKNGMVLNIEGQLWAVIEFQHVKPGKGPAFVRTKLKNVESNKTVDKTFNAGTKVETANVDKRTMQYLYNDGNSYVFMDTTTFDQLEIAPEIVGDVKNFLLENQDAIVATNEGRVLFVELPASVELLISHTDPGLQGDRSTGGTKPATLETGHEIQVPLFITTGEKVKVDTRDSSYLGRVKG, from the coding sequence ATGGCAACCACCAACGACCTCAAGAACGGCATGGTCCTCAACATCGAGGGACAGCTCTGGGCCGTCATCGAGTTCCAGCACGTCAAGCCCGGCAAGGGCCCGGCCTTCGTGCGGACCAAGCTCAAGAACGTCGAGTCCAACAAGACGGTCGACAAGACGTTCAACGCCGGCACCAAGGTCGAGACGGCCAACGTCGACAAGCGGACGATGCAATACCTCTACAACGACGGCAACTCCTACGTCTTCATGGACACCACCACGTTCGACCAGCTGGAGATCGCACCGGAGATCGTCGGGGACGTCAAGAACTTCCTCCTCGAGAACCAGGACGCCATCGTCGCCACCAATGAGGGAAGGGTGCTCTTCGTCGAGCTGCCTGCCTCGGTGGAGCTGCTGATCAGCCACACCGACCCCGGCCTCCAGGGCGACCGCTCCACCGGTGGCACCAAGCCCGCCACCCTCGAGACCGGTCACGAGATCCAGGTGCCGCTCTTCATCACCACCGGCGAGAAGGTCAAGGTCGACACCCGCGACTCGTCCTACCTCGGCCGCGTCAAGGGCTGA
- a CDS encoding helix-turn-helix domain-containing protein: protein MTAEAGTSRDDVGGLIRQWRQRRRLSQQALSERCGVSTRHLSCLETGKAQPSPDMIGQLSDALAVPLREQRRLYTAAGFVPQTTELPLASPALARVNEALELILAGHEPYPALVIDGGWDLVAANEAAYRLLADVPADLLEPPINVVRLSLDPRGLGSKILNLDEWRAGILSRIQHEFDTTGDARLGALLAEHPAPRHHTTPDIVLTVRFRSGEAELSFLTTTTVFGTPGDVTVAELAIEALYPADAATRDQLSAAASAASASR, encoded by the coding sequence ATGACGGCTGAGGCGGGCACCAGCAGGGACGACGTGGGCGGACTCATCCGGCAGTGGCGCCAGCGCCGCCGGCTCTCCCAGCAGGCGCTCTCGGAGCGCTGCGGCGTCTCCACCCGTCACCTGTCGTGCCTCGAGACGGGGAAGGCCCAGCCGAGCCCCGACATGATCGGCCAGCTCAGCGACGCACTGGCCGTCCCGCTCCGGGAGCAGCGCCGGCTCTACACCGCCGCCGGCTTCGTCCCACAGACCACGGAGCTGCCTCTCGCCTCCCCCGCCCTGGCCCGGGTGAACGAGGCGCTCGAGCTCATCCTGGCGGGCCACGAGCCCTACCCGGCGCTGGTCATCGACGGCGGCTGGGACCTGGTGGCGGCCAACGAGGCGGCATACCGCCTGCTGGCGGACGTGCCCGCAGACCTCCTCGAACCACCGATCAACGTCGTGCGGCTCTCGCTCGACCCACGAGGACTGGGATCGAAGATCCTCAACCTGGACGAGTGGCGTGCCGGGATCCTGAGCAGGATCCAGCACGAGTTCGACACCACCGGGGACGCGCGCCTGGGGGCCCTGCTCGCCGAGCATCCCGCCCCACGCCACCACACGACGCCCGACATCGTCCTCACGGTGCGGTTCCGGTCGGGCGAGGCCGAGCTGTCCTTCCTGACCACGACCACGGTCTTCGGGACGCCCGGTGACGTGACGGTCGCCGAGCTGGCGATCGAGGCGCTCTATCCCGCCGACGCCGCCACGCGCGATCAGCTCAGCGCGGCGGCCAGTGCTGCCAGCGCGTCGCGATAG
- a CDS encoding type II 3-dehydroquinate dehydratase — protein MTTVLVLNGPNLGRLGKRQPEIYGTTTHAELVGLCVQWGHELGLDVQVRQTNHEGRLLDWLNEAADFAVPVVLNAAAWTHYSLALFDACAQLTAPLVEVHISDPKARPEEFRHTSVVEPHALTTIAGRGVEGYRDALAALAAALS, from the coding sequence ATGACCACGGTGCTGGTGCTCAACGGACCCAACCTCGGTCGGCTCGGCAAGCGGCAGCCGGAGATCTATGGCACGACGACCCACGCCGAGCTGGTCGGCCTCTGCGTGCAGTGGGGCCACGAGCTCGGGCTCGACGTGCAGGTGAGGCAGACCAACCACGAGGGCAGGCTGCTCGACTGGCTCAACGAGGCGGCCGACTTCGCCGTGCCCGTCGTCCTGAACGCCGCGGCCTGGACCCACTACTCGCTGGCTCTCTTCGATGCCTGCGCCCAGCTCACCGCGCCCCTGGTCGAGGTGCACATCTCCGACCCCAAGGCACGCCCCGAGGAGTTCCGCCACACCTCGGTCGTCGAGCCGCACGCCCTGACCACCATCGCCGGCCGGGGCGTCGAGGGCTATCGCGACGCGCTGGCAGCACTGGCCGCCGCGCTGAGCTGA
- the aroB gene encoding 3-dehydroquinate synthase: protein MTDTTLHVGGAAPYDVIVGHGLAGRLPEVLGESVQRVAVLYAGDLGELAQPIVDGLVEHYDVLALGLPDGERAKTAPVASDCWEALGEAGFTRSDAVVTVGGGATTDLGGFVAATWLRGVRVVHVPTTVLGMVDAAVGGKTGINTGAGKNLVGAFHEPAGVLCDLSLLATLPREEFVAGLGEVIKCGFIADPVILDLVEATDPADLTADSAVTRELIERAIRVKIGVVVDDLRETGGSGGHPGREVLNYGHTLAHAIERASGYSVRHGEAVAIGSVYVAELAARAGSLTPGLVERHRAAFGRVGLPTTYADTSFDDLHAAMKVDKKSRGSQLRFVVLDDIARPRILAGPDEADLRAAYDALQASGTGASR from the coding sequence ATGACCGACACCACCCTCCACGTGGGCGGCGCAGCGCCATACGACGTCATCGTCGGGCACGGCCTGGCCGGCCGGCTGCCCGAGGTCCTGGGCGAGTCCGTGCAGCGCGTCGCTGTGCTCTATGCCGGCGACCTGGGCGAGCTGGCCCAACCGATCGTCGACGGCCTGGTCGAGCACTACGACGTGCTGGCCCTGGGGCTGCCCGACGGTGAGCGCGCCAAGACCGCCCCCGTCGCCTCGGACTGCTGGGAGGCACTCGGCGAGGCCGGCTTCACCCGCTCCGACGCGGTGGTCACGGTCGGGGGCGGCGCCACCACCGACCTCGGTGGCTTCGTCGCCGCGACCTGGCTGCGCGGCGTGCGGGTGGTGCACGTGCCGACCACGGTGCTGGGCATGGTCGACGCGGCCGTGGGCGGCAAGACCGGTATCAACACCGGGGCCGGCAAGAACCTCGTCGGCGCCTTCCACGAGCCCGCAGGCGTCCTGTGCGACCTGTCGTTGCTGGCGACGCTGCCACGCGAGGAGTTCGTCGCCGGCCTGGGCGAGGTCATCAAGTGCGGATTCATCGCCGACCCGGTGATCCTCGACCTCGTCGAGGCCACCGACCCCGCAGACCTGACCGCCGACTCCGCCGTCACCCGCGAGCTGATCGAGCGCGCGATCCGGGTCAAGATCGGCGTCGTCGTCGACGACCTGCGCGAGACCGGCGGATCTGGCGGACACCCCGGCCGGGAGGTCCTCAACTACGGGCACACCCTGGCCCACGCGATCGAGCGGGCGAGCGGCTACTCGGTCCGGCACGGCGAGGCCGTGGCCATCGGCTCGGTGTATGTCGCTGAGCTGGCCGCCCGCGCAGGCTCCCTGACGCCCGGGCTGGTGGAGCGACACCGCGCCGCCTTCGGCCGGGTCGGGTTGCCGACGACCTATGCAGACACTTCCTTCGACGACCTCCACGCCGCGATGAAGGTCGACAAGAAGTCCCGCGGGAGCCAGCTGCGCTTCGTGGTGCTCGACGACATCGCCCGGCCGCGCATCCTGGCCGGACCCGACGAGGCCGACCTGCGCGCGGCCTATGACGCCCTGCAGGCCAGCGGGACCGGGGCGAGCCGATGA
- a CDS encoding shikimate kinase produces the protein MSPRVVLIGPMGAGKTTVARLLADSWGVTARDTDDDVETADGREVSEIFVDSGEAHFRALESAAVADALATHDGVLSLGGGAVLDPETRTLLEGHTVVFLRVGLADAVKRVGLGIGRPLLLGNVRSRIKALLDERTPIYEAAATHVVDTDGRTPDEVAAEVVARLDGADIDGGVTP, from the coding sequence GTGAGTCCCCGGGTCGTGCTGATCGGCCCGATGGGGGCCGGCAAGACCACAGTCGCGCGCCTGCTCGCCGACTCGTGGGGCGTCACCGCACGCGACACCGACGACGACGTCGAGACCGCCGACGGTCGCGAGGTCTCCGAGATCTTCGTCGACTCCGGCGAGGCGCACTTCCGGGCCCTGGAGTCCGCGGCCGTCGCCGACGCGCTCGCCACCCACGACGGCGTGCTCTCGCTCGGCGGGGGAGCGGTCCTCGACCCCGAGACCCGGACCCTGCTCGAGGGCCACACCGTGGTCTTCCTCCGCGTCGGGCTCGCCGACGCCGTCAAGCGGGTGGGCCTCGGCATCGGCCGGCCGCTCCTGCTCGGCAACGTCCGGTCGCGCATCAAGGCCCTCCTCGACGAGCGAACCCCGATCTATGAGGCCGCGGCCACGCACGTGGTCGACACTGACGGCCGCACGCCCGACGAGGTGGCCGCCGAGGTCGTGGCCCGACTCGACGGGGCCGACATCGACGGAGGCGTGACGCCATGA
- the aroC gene encoding chorismate synthase — protein MLRWLTAGESHGPSLVAILEGMPAHVRITSADISDALARRRLGYGRGARMKFEADEVTVIGGVRHGETMGGPVAIQIGNTEWPKWEKVMSADPVDPAELDALARNAALTRPRPGHADLAGMQKYDFDEARPILERASARETAARVALGRVASNFLEQTVGAQVVSHVVELGGVAAPAGSVPAPEDVAHLDDDPVRCLDADASKAMVERIDQAHKDGDTLGGVVEVVVHGLPPGLGSHVHWDRRLDSRLAGALMGIQAIKGVEVGDGFETARTPGSLAHDEIVSTAEGLRRTSGRSGGTEGGMTTGEILRVRAAMKPIATVPRALRTVDVATGEEAVAHHQRSDVCAVPAAGIVAEAMVALVLAEAVVEKFGGDSVAETRRNAESYLDTLRFR, from the coding sequence ATGCTGCGTTGGCTCACTGCGGGCGAGTCCCACGGCCCTTCCCTGGTCGCCATCCTCGAGGGGATGCCGGCCCACGTCCGGATCACCTCGGCCGACATCTCCGATGCGCTCGCGCGCCGGCGGCTGGGCTATGGCCGGGGTGCCCGGATGAAGTTCGAGGCCGACGAGGTCACCGTCATCGGCGGCGTCCGGCACGGCGAGACGATGGGCGGGCCGGTCGCGATCCAGATCGGCAACACCGAGTGGCCCAAGTGGGAGAAGGTGATGTCGGCCGACCCCGTCGACCCCGCCGAGCTCGACGCGCTCGCCCGCAACGCCGCCCTGACCCGGCCCCGCCCCGGCCACGCCGACCTGGCCGGCATGCAGAAATATGACTTCGACGAGGCGCGACCGATCCTCGAGCGCGCCTCGGCTCGTGAGACCGCCGCCCGGGTGGCGCTGGGCCGGGTCGCTTCCAACTTCCTCGAGCAGACCGTGGGCGCCCAGGTCGTCAGCCACGTCGTCGAGCTCGGAGGCGTCGCCGCACCGGCCGGCTCGGTGCCGGCGCCCGAGGACGTCGCCCACCTCGATGACGACCCGGTCCGCTGCCTGGACGCCGACGCGAGCAAGGCCATGGTCGAGCGCATCGACCAGGCACACAAGGACGGCGACACCCTCGGCGGTGTCGTCGAGGTCGTGGTCCACGGGCTGCCGCCCGGCCTGGGCTCGCACGTGCACTGGGACAGGCGGCTCGACTCCCGCCTGGCCGGGGCCCTGATGGGCATCCAGGCCATCAAGGGGGTCGAGGTCGGCGACGGCTTCGAGACCGCTCGGACGCCCGGGTCGCTCGCGCACGACGAGATCGTCTCCACCGCCGAGGGCCTGCGCCGCACGTCGGGTCGCTCCGGTGGCACCGAGGGCGGCATGACGACCGGCGAGATCCTCCGGGTGCGGGCCGCGATGAAGCCGATCGCGACCGTCCCGCGGGCCCTGCGGACCGTGGACGTCGCGACCGGCGAGGAGGCCGTGGCGCACCACCAGCGCTCCGACGTCTGCGCAGTGCCCGCGGCCGGCATCGTCGCCGAGGCGATGGTCGCGCTCGTGCTCGCCGAGGCCGTCGTGGAGAAGTTCGGCGGCGACTCGGTCGCCGAGACGCGACGCAATGCCGAGAGCTACCTCGACACGCTGCGCTTCCGATGA
- a CDS encoding prepilin peptidase gives MSALGALAAALLAGALATLVPRLIASVPEPAEPAEDKTPYAEIAAGRGLVWRAVVTCAVIGGVVGAVIGLDEPLLFLVPLIPVGFALALVDWRTRLLPTRIIAPTYAVLVPLVVVAAVASGEPALALRAAIGWAAMGGFYLLLWLVYPAGMGYGDVRLSGILGIVLGYLGVGSLALGAWSAFLLGGVGGIVLAAAKLVDRRNNPFGPWMLIGALIGIVFGPAFGDWMWGSTGG, from the coding sequence ATGAGTGCCCTCGGTGCCCTGGCCGCCGCGCTGCTGGCCGGCGCGCTCGCGACCCTGGTCCCTCGGCTGATCGCCTCGGTGCCCGAGCCCGCCGAGCCGGCCGAGGACAAGACGCCGTACGCCGAGATCGCCGCTGGTCGTGGCCTCGTCTGGCGCGCGGTGGTGACCTGCGCCGTGATCGGCGGCGTCGTCGGCGCCGTGATCGGGTTGGACGAGCCCCTGCTCTTCCTGGTCCCGCTGATCCCGGTCGGGTTCGCCCTGGCCCTGGTCGACTGGCGCACCCGCCTCCTGCCGACGCGGATCATCGCCCCGACCTATGCCGTCCTCGTCCCGCTCGTGGTGGTGGCCGCCGTCGCCAGCGGCGAGCCCGCTCTGGCGCTGCGCGCCGCCATCGGCTGGGCGGCGATGGGCGGCTTCTACCTGCTGCTGTGGCTCGTCTACCCCGCCGGCATGGGGTATGGCGACGTCCGGCTCAGCGGCATCCTCGGGATCGTCCTGGGCTACCTCGGCGTGGGATCACTCGCGCTCGGTGCCTGGTCGGCGTTCCTGCTGGGCGGTGTCGGCGGGATCGTGCTGGCTGCGGCCAAGCTGGTCGACCGCAGGAACAACCCCTTCGGGCCGTGGATGCTGATCGGGGCGCTGATCGGCATCGTCTTCGGACCCGCCTTCGGCGACTGGATGTGGGGGAGCACCGGCGGCTGA